One Nerophis ophidion isolate RoL-2023_Sa linkage group LG06, RoL_Noph_v1.0, whole genome shotgun sequence genomic region harbors:
- the LOC133554891 gene encoding YTH domain-containing family protein 1-like isoform X1 yields MSAASIDPQRSKGQASKVQNGSLHQKETVHDNDFEPYLTSQSTQNNSYQSITDPYLSSYYAPSIGFPYPLSEAPWSTGGDPPIPYLTPYGPLSNGDHHFLPDTVFGQPGGLGSSIYPHRFNFFPENPAFSAWGTSGSQGQQTQSSAYGGSYSYPPSSLGGTLVPDGQTGFHSDTLNKAPGMNSLEQGMVGLKIGGDVTGPGSGVKAVGSVIGGPTVAATGNGATAIGMPLPKPTSWAAIASKPAKPQQLKAKVKPGLVSPGGAFPPPPIKHNMNIGTWEKGPVTKVPTAPMQQQQPLGLPHTMQHQAPMQQGPMQPPPPQSLVHPQMQPMTLQHQPLHHQHHQSPPQPYQNHTQPPQPQTRWVAPRNRNQGYGQGIFNHDGSGIMGMVGSGNCGPQACASQGPGGESHPVLEKLCASHSYNPKDFEWNPKNGRVFIIKSYSEDDIHRSIKYSIWCSTEHGNKRLDSAFRAMNGKGPVYLLFSVNGSGHFCGVAEMRSPVDYGTSAGVWAQDKWKGKFDVDWLFVKDVPNSQLRHIRLENNDNKPVTNSRDTQEVPLEKAKQVLKIIATYKHTTSIFDDFCHYEKRQEEEEEVRKTFEPTPIQSRSRLDQERQNRSKQ; encoded by the exons CGATCAAAGGGACAAGCATCCAAAG tgcAAAATGGTTCGCTTCATCAGAAAGAGActgtccatgacaatgactttgaGCCATACCTCACTAGTCAATCAACTCAG AACAACAGCTACCAGTCTATCACCGATCCTTACCTTTCCAGTTACTACGCTCCCTCCATCGGCTTTCCTTACCCCCTCAGTGAGGCTCCTTGGTCCACAGGTGGGGACCCTCCAATTCCATACCTCACCCCTTACGGACCCTTGAGTAATGGAGACCATCACTTCTTGCCGGACACAGTGTTTGGCCAGCCGGGTGGCCTTGGAAGCAGCATTTACCCTCACAGGTTTAATTTTTTTCCCGAAAACCCCGCCTTCTCTGCTTGGGGCACGAGTGGCTCTCAGGGCCAGCAGACTCAAAGTTCAGCATATGGTGGCAGCTATAGCTATCCCCCTAGCTCTCTCGGGGGCACCCTGGTGCCCGATGGTCAGACTGGCTTTCACAGTGACACACTCAACAAAGCCCCTGGTATGAACAGCCTGGAGCAGGGCATGGTTGGTTTGAAGATTGGAGGGGATGTCACTGGACCGGGGTCAGGAGTCAAGGCTGTAGGGTCAGTGATTGGTGGGCCAACTGTGGCAGCCACAGGGAATGGGGCCACAGCCATTGGAATGCCCCTGCCCAAACCCACCTCTTGGGCTGCGATTGCCAGCAAGCCTGCCAAGCCACAGCAACTGAAAGCTAAGGTAAAGCCAGGGTTGGTCAGTCCTGGGGGAGCTTTTCCTCCACCCCCAATCAAACACAACATGAACATTGGCACCTGGGAAAAGGGTCCTGTAACTAAAGTTCCCACGGCCCcaatgcagcagcagcagcctctTGGTCTGCCTCACACCATGCAACATCAAGCCCCCATGCAGCAGGGACCCATGCAACCTCCCCCTCCTCAGTCTTTGGTGCATCCTCAGATGCAACCCATGACCTTACAGCACCAGCCCCTCCATCACCAGCATCATCAGTCACCTCCTCAGCCCTACCAAAACCACACCCAGCCACCACAACCCCAGACCCGATGGGTGGCCCCACGAAACCGCAACCAAGGCTATGGGCAGGGAATCTTTAACCACGACGGTAGTGGGATAATGGGTATGGTTGGTAGCGGAAATTGTGGACCCCAAGCCTGTGCCAGCCAGGGACCTGGCGGGGAGTCACATCCAGTGCTGGAGAAGCTTTGTGCCTCCCACAGCTATAACCCCAAGGACTTTGAGTGGAACCCAAAGAATGGACGCGTTTTCATCATCAAGAGTTATTCTGAGGACGACATCCATCGCTCCATCAAGTACTCCATCTGGTGCAGCACAGAGCACGGCAACAAGCGACTGGACTCAGCCTTCCGAGCAATGAATGGCAAAGGCCCTGTGTACTTGCTGTTCAGTGTCAATGGCAGCGGTCATTTTTGTGGCGTGGCGGAAATGCGTTCACCAGTGGACTACGGCACCAGTGCTGGTGTTTGGGCACAGGACAAGTGGAAGGGCAAGTTTGACGTTGACTGGTTGTTCGTTAAGGATGTGCCTAATAGCCAGCTGCGCCATATTCGCCTGGAGAACAACGACAACAAGCCGGTGACTAACTCCCGTGACACCCAGGAAGTTCCGCTGGAGAAGGCCAAGCAGGTGCTCAAGATCATCGCCACGTACAAACACACCACATCCATCTTTGATGACTTTTGTCACTATGAAAAGAGgcaggaagaagaagaggaggtgCGCAAG ACTTTTGAACCTACACCGATACAGAGTCGCTCTCGGTTGGATCAG GAACGTCAAAACAGGAGTAAACAATAG
- the LOC133554891 gene encoding YTH domain-containing family protein 1-like isoform X2, which translates to MRDRSKGQASKVQNGSLHQKETVHDNDFEPYLTSQSTQNNSYQSITDPYLSSYYAPSIGFPYPLSEAPWSTGGDPPIPYLTPYGPLSNGDHHFLPDTVFGQPGGLGSSIYPHRFNFFPENPAFSAWGTSGSQGQQTQSSAYGGSYSYPPSSLGGTLVPDGQTGFHSDTLNKAPGMNSLEQGMVGLKIGGDVTGPGSGVKAVGSVIGGPTVAATGNGATAIGMPLPKPTSWAAIASKPAKPQQLKAKVKPGLVSPGGAFPPPPIKHNMNIGTWEKGPVTKVPTAPMQQQQPLGLPHTMQHQAPMQQGPMQPPPPQSLVHPQMQPMTLQHQPLHHQHHQSPPQPYQNHTQPPQPQTRWVAPRNRNQGYGQGIFNHDGSGIMGMVGSGNCGPQACASQGPGGESHPVLEKLCASHSYNPKDFEWNPKNGRVFIIKSYSEDDIHRSIKYSIWCSTEHGNKRLDSAFRAMNGKGPVYLLFSVNGSGHFCGVAEMRSPVDYGTSAGVWAQDKWKGKFDVDWLFVKDVPNSQLRHIRLENNDNKPVTNSRDTQEVPLEKAKQVLKIIATYKHTTSIFDDFCHYEKRQEEEEEVRKTFEPTPIQSRSRLDQERQNRSKQ; encoded by the exons CGATCAAAGGGACAAGCATCCAAAG tgcAAAATGGTTCGCTTCATCAGAAAGAGActgtccatgacaatgactttgaGCCATACCTCACTAGTCAATCAACTCAG AACAACAGCTACCAGTCTATCACCGATCCTTACCTTTCCAGTTACTACGCTCCCTCCATCGGCTTTCCTTACCCCCTCAGTGAGGCTCCTTGGTCCACAGGTGGGGACCCTCCAATTCCATACCTCACCCCTTACGGACCCTTGAGTAATGGAGACCATCACTTCTTGCCGGACACAGTGTTTGGCCAGCCGGGTGGCCTTGGAAGCAGCATTTACCCTCACAGGTTTAATTTTTTTCCCGAAAACCCCGCCTTCTCTGCTTGGGGCACGAGTGGCTCTCAGGGCCAGCAGACTCAAAGTTCAGCATATGGTGGCAGCTATAGCTATCCCCCTAGCTCTCTCGGGGGCACCCTGGTGCCCGATGGTCAGACTGGCTTTCACAGTGACACACTCAACAAAGCCCCTGGTATGAACAGCCTGGAGCAGGGCATGGTTGGTTTGAAGATTGGAGGGGATGTCACTGGACCGGGGTCAGGAGTCAAGGCTGTAGGGTCAGTGATTGGTGGGCCAACTGTGGCAGCCACAGGGAATGGGGCCACAGCCATTGGAATGCCCCTGCCCAAACCCACCTCTTGGGCTGCGATTGCCAGCAAGCCTGCCAAGCCACAGCAACTGAAAGCTAAGGTAAAGCCAGGGTTGGTCAGTCCTGGGGGAGCTTTTCCTCCACCCCCAATCAAACACAACATGAACATTGGCACCTGGGAAAAGGGTCCTGTAACTAAAGTTCCCACGGCCCcaatgcagcagcagcagcctctTGGTCTGCCTCACACCATGCAACATCAAGCCCCCATGCAGCAGGGACCCATGCAACCTCCCCCTCCTCAGTCTTTGGTGCATCCTCAGATGCAACCCATGACCTTACAGCACCAGCCCCTCCATCACCAGCATCATCAGTCACCTCCTCAGCCCTACCAAAACCACACCCAGCCACCACAACCCCAGACCCGATGGGTGGCCCCACGAAACCGCAACCAAGGCTATGGGCAGGGAATCTTTAACCACGACGGTAGTGGGATAATGGGTATGGTTGGTAGCGGAAATTGTGGACCCCAAGCCTGTGCCAGCCAGGGACCTGGCGGGGAGTCACATCCAGTGCTGGAGAAGCTTTGTGCCTCCCACAGCTATAACCCCAAGGACTTTGAGTGGAACCCAAAGAATGGACGCGTTTTCATCATCAAGAGTTATTCTGAGGACGACATCCATCGCTCCATCAAGTACTCCATCTGGTGCAGCACAGAGCACGGCAACAAGCGACTGGACTCAGCCTTCCGAGCAATGAATGGCAAAGGCCCTGTGTACTTGCTGTTCAGTGTCAATGGCAGCGGTCATTTTTGTGGCGTGGCGGAAATGCGTTCACCAGTGGACTACGGCACCAGTGCTGGTGTTTGGGCACAGGACAAGTGGAAGGGCAAGTTTGACGTTGACTGGTTGTTCGTTAAGGATGTGCCTAATAGCCAGCTGCGCCATATTCGCCTGGAGAACAACGACAACAAGCCGGTGACTAACTCCCGTGACACCCAGGAAGTTCCGCTGGAGAAGGCCAAGCAGGTGCTCAAGATCATCGCCACGTACAAACACACCACATCCATCTTTGATGACTTTTGTCACTATGAAAAGAGgcaggaagaagaagaggaggtgCGCAAG ACTTTTGAACCTACACCGATACAGAGTCGCTCTCGGTTGGATCAG GAACGTCAAAACAGGAGTAAACAATAG